The Mya arenaria isolate MELC-2E11 chromosome 15, ASM2691426v1 genomic sequence TGTATAATCCTCGTACATTCTCTCTGATCTACGGCCTGCAGTAAAACAAAGCCAAATGCATGATGGAACTCTCAAAAAAGGCCGGCAGACTTTGTCAATTTATAAAATCCAACCATGATTGAGAAGGATTTGGACCAGACAAAACATGACTGATAGATGTAATGATGAACATGATTCCTATATAGCCCCCACTTCACTTCATAAAGCAGggtataataatgttttcatacactATCAATCAATGGCTAAGCATTGACTTTACTTTGATGTCCATGCCACTTATAAATTATTATCCCCTGATAGAAGTTATAACCTTTGCTAAGATTTAAATACACCTAGCATTTAACATgacatataaattataattacaaTGAATTACAAAATCCCTTTACATACAATTTCATGAGAATAATGATTGACAATTCTACCATTAAACAAGAACCAATCAATAGCCATTCTCTATAATACACACCTAagcacaatgcaatacattttgaTAGCGGTAAATATTACATGGTGATTaaaccctttttattttatttagattgaGAGAGCTATCACTCAATATTAACAAGAGCAGCACAGATGGATTCTAATGCctgtatgtttttttcagcCAATCATGGGAATAATTCGAAAGCAGAGTTCTCcacaatacacacacatataaagTTAAAAGATTGTCTCCTTGTCAAGAGTTCTGGACCACGCTACACATGGGCTCTGGGTACATGATTGTACTTAGTTTCATTTAGAAAAGTTGAAGCATcgggctatccctggtataccccggacctggagggtgggggggggcatggttacaattgactggtataTTACCATGACTGGTTACATGTGTTCAAAGTTTGATACAAGAGGACTTTGatttatggccaaggttaaatgGCTAGTATTCCGTCGCCAAAGACAACAATGAAGACAAAACTATGCTGATCATTTGAATAGACTAGCTTATCAAGAGAGACACAGTGCAAATGTACTTGTCAGCTGGGTTTTTTTCGGTGTCAACCAAGTGATGAGGAAAACACCGACAACACACCAAGGCTTTAACAATACTTgacaaaaaaagaacacaaaGCTTAAAAACAAACGAATGCACAGAAGGCATCTACATGTAGATTAATATCAATACTCAACATAAACATCATGACTGGGTgctaaaaatgttacaaaaaatataatggacATACCTGTTGTATAACCCCGACCAGTTGGCTGTCTGTTTGTTGTACCTTGAGTATATGTATAAGATGGCTctgaaacatgaaaaacaagATTTCACAGATAGTGAAGATCCAGACTGGTTTCGTGACACATCTCATTCAGAGCATACTGTATTGAAACTTATACTTGATAAGTTACTTAACAAAGGACCTATTGTTCAGAACTTAGTTCAAGTTGGCAATGTTATTAGCATCATCAGTGTTAACTTGTAAAATTGATGATGtgctaatatatttaaatagaacaaacagtatcaatgtAATTTTCAGAGTAGAAAATTCAGAAAGCTTTAACAACGATTACATTAACAACATCGTTAATTTTAACATAGTTTTCACCAGAAGGCCCATGGTTATTAAAGTTCtgtataaaatgcaaatatatttagataACGACAAAGCAGAGAAAATGCTGAATAAGCATTATCCAAAAAGATGGAAGAGTGAGGCTTTGGAAACTTAGaaaaaatttcattaattttcaacaagttaaaaaaatgttgagctTGTGATGAAAgctccattttgagaggccttATAAGAGTTCCCATGGTAACCTAAAACCTCATCGATGAGAGGCGAATTCCTTAACCATTAGACCCCTTTACCCCGTAACAACacaaaaatttaataatatttattactggCAACACTGTTGAAAATCGACCATTAGTGAAAACGATAATCTATTTTAAACTTaggaaataaataagttaatcCAGTTCCCAGAATAAGACAAATTGAGTTtccaacaattatttttaattcattatgtgtccatttcaaattatttgccTATTCTGCTATTCTTACGCATTTTGTTACTCGTCTATTCTTAAAACATATGCTTTTTCTATGATATTAATTGTGTACTTTTCTCAACTCAGACAGTGTGGGTTCAAACCCATCATGGAattttctcatggcctctcaaaatggatgTCCCCAGAACTGACTGTAAACAGTTCTCTTCAATATTGAGGCGAAATAATTTAGTATAAACTAAGActacaacatttatatttacctGGTGACATAAAACCATCCATGATCATCTTCAAAGGACCTTTAATGTACAAAACTCCGACCAAAATCCCAGCCAAGTGACCTAAAACAGCAATATAAAACTGATAGAAAGTATGTGGATACTTACTacttatgtttgaaatattaaaatgaatctAAAGATACTCTTTTCATACGGCTCCTGATCCAAATCGCTGCATTCAACATATAAGTCAAGTCTTTGCCAgtagtaaatataataatttaataatgtgTTTGCCAAACTTGTCCTAAATCCTACATTTAGACAAAGCCGGctgttaaaaatttaaaagaGCTTCACAAAGAGAATATGAACACTGTTTTTATTCCAATTGAACAAGGGGCAAAACTCAACAATAGTAAAGCCTGAGTTATGTACCTTGCTACACGTGCTCATTTTCTCCTGCAACATGTGTTCAaagtttcatacaaatattttgaacataattgaGTTCTGATCAATTTTAAAGGGTCTTCATGACAACAGGAGGTTGAGGACAACAAAATCAAGGTTATGACAAAATCTTGATCTATTTCCTAGAAAAACAGATTATCAAAAGCAAGATTTTGGATAGAAATGTGAACATGGCTATGACAAAATCTTGACCCTTTTCCTTAAAATAGATATTAGAACTAAAAATGCAAGAATGAGGACTTGCTGGAAAAAATTCTAAtaaattctataaaaaatgttaactgCTATCGTTACCTGTAAATGAGGCATTGGGGTAGATGATCTGTATAAGCCCTAGTTCGAGCCAGTAGATGTAGCGGGATGGCACGGGTATAAATCCCAGGGCGTAGTGGAGCCCGCGGGGCGAGTAGTGAACGGTCAGAACCTTCAAGGCAAATATCACACCTGCACAGGGAAGAAATTAAGTGAAGATGTTTCACAAATTGTAACTATATACATTAAATCAGAGAGTAGTCATTATGAAATAAAGAGCttgaaaaatctaaaaaaaaaaatcattttgatgaaGGTACTATCTTAAATCGACAGTGCCTATGTAATACTACGGtagtattatattgtatttcaaatattatttttattcaatttcaacatttgagtctttaaagcattgttttggaaacagttACGACCATGGCGTGCCAAAaaagaaacttttaaaataatttttaaagtaCAGCTACAATTAACTTTTTACATCCTATTTAGgcacatataaacatgtatatattataaaaatgaaaattgtttgcTTCAGTGTAaaatcgcaatatatttcacttcgTGTACACCAAAAGTTAACAAAACCCTTCaactaaataattaagtttctTAAGTAAAGCTAAGAATAAGTTTAATTTTTCTGACATGTCAGGGTAGGACTTACAAATTTTCTACAAAAGCAAGGTTTACTTTTTCTACAAAAGCAaggtttaaaagaaaacattattacagCGTGTACTTcagttttacaattttttaaaatgaaacttaaacaatAGCTGCACCACTCATAAAATATaccttttggtgctcactcgatAAAATATACGTTTTTACACTGAAGCAAACAGTAATcctttataaattcaaattaccTGAGAATCCTACTGCACATGTAAGATTGTAGGAATAATCATCAAACACAGTGGCCATCAGCCAGTTGAGAGCCACTAACAGGCCGCTGGATAGAAATGTGAACACAGCCAACATGTAGGCAAAGTAAGGACTCTGGAACTTCCTCTCCAGCATGCTGCCTGAAACAAGACAATTTAGAGTGAATTAACACCACTGGAGAGAAACGTGAACACAGCCAGCAGGTAGGCAAAGTAAGGACTCCGGAACTTTCTCTCTAGCATGCTGCCTGAAACAAGACAATTTAGAGTGAATTAACACCACTGGAGAGAAACGTGAACACAGCCAGCAGGTAGGCAAAGTAAGGACTCCGGAACTTTCTCTCTAGCATGCTGCCTGAAACAAGACAATTTAGAGTGAATTAACACCACTAGAGAGAAATGTGAACACAGCCAGCAGGTAGGCAAAGTAAGGACTCCGGAACTTTCTCTCTAGCATGCTGCCTGAAACAAGACAATTTAGAGTGAATTAACACCACTGGAGAGAAACGTGAACACAGCCAGCAGGTAGGC encodes the following:
- the LOC128220011 gene encoding rhomboid-related protein 4-like, whose product is MFRGGRRRGQNFGILLLGMQMMNFGFDKIPPVTLISIIGQVAIFLGFGDLDRWFGSVRDVCISTHLVVSQRQWSRLLLGTLVHASDMHLYFNMVSLLWKGSMLERKFQSPYFAYMLAVFTFLSSGLLVALNWLMATVFDDYSYNLTCAVGFSGVIFALKVLTVHYSPRGLHYALGFIPVPSRYIYWLELGLIQIIYPNASFTGHLAGILVGVLYIKGPLKMIMDGFMSPEPSYTYTQGTTNRQPTGRGYTTGRRSERMYEDYTGGLSEEEQIRRATQQSQQENYRPNGEERLYPDLDDLRRRRADRYT